The Glycine soja cultivar W05 chromosome 15, ASM419377v2, whole genome shotgun sequence region TTGATATAATGGTGTAATTTAAGAGATAagtataatgattttttttatttaaataaaaaattgagtataatagttaaaattaaccaatataatttattgaacTGAAGCCTATACTTATCTATAAAATTATTACTtgaataattcttaattaaaaattaaaaaattgtttttgaataattaattatatacaaGACAAtctaaataaagtaaattttatttttaacatatttgatttgtttttacaTCAAAGTAATTTGatattaataatcattttttaaactttgaaggtTAGACaattctatatatatgtgaatcCTAGTTTGGCTGAGTTCAACcacttaaaacttttttttttttagttcgttaatcaatttttttattccattatATCTCAAATTGTACTAAGTAAGATATCtatttaaaacatcatttatttgaaaaattgaaatatactgccaataaaatacaaaaaaaaattagttagtattcaaatgcttttattaaaaaattaaaatttgcaaaTATACTTCTAAATCACATTTTTTGATACATTCAGGAAGAAATGTGAAATTATTCCCCTCTAGGTGTAAACTCCTCACATGAGCAAACTGCGTGAAacctattgaaaaaaaaaaaaaaatcatcttacaGGTTGCAAAAGTCCGCCATAAACTCTTCTACCTTTGAAGACACTACTAAGCCCACTTTTATTTCACCCTCTTCCCCATTGCATTGATAAGCTTCAAATACAAACAGTTTAGGCATCATGGCAATGCTACTTCGTGACTGAACAATTCTACTACAACCCAAGCATAAATGTTGGAGTCCAATAAGATTTTGAAATGACGATGGCAATTCTTCTATAGGAATCTCAATCAATGAAAGTTCCTTTATATATGTTTTCCATCTCTTCTGATATTTATGGAAAATTCTCAAGACTGTAACAATGTGAAAGTTTAAGTTGTTTAAGAGAGGTCAAGCCTTAGCTTCCAGCAACCTTCAGCACTCAATATTTGAAGTTTATTCAGAACACCAATTGAGTTGTGAAACGTAATTAAATTCTCACAATATTCAAATGAAAGTTCCTCCAAATTTGGGAGATTAGATACATCAGGTATCTGTCTTAAAAATTCGCACttgtcaaaattcaaaacagTTAGATTCTTGAGATTCTTCTgcaaagaaaataaaggaaaaaaaaaaaaaagaaaagaaataaggaCTGAATGAATAATCTTAAAgtgaatatattaatttataagatGAGGAAAATGTAGTCTTTAAACTTGCCTTCAATAAGCCATTGAACTTGAATGACGTTAAGCAACTGTAAGGTAACTTGCATATGGCAGGTTCCATGtgattaaaagatgataaacaaTTTTAAGGATATCAATGCCCTTCCAGTACTCTCAGACTTTTTGGAAAATAATGTAGACCTTCAAGAAATTTACCATTTCTAACAATAAGTATTTTAAGGGTTTTCATGTTCTCGAAGGCCTTTCCATTCCATTCCACTGTTTCTTCTTTGTCAGATATGTTGAAATCTAGACATGCGATTTCAATTTTATCAGTTCCCTGTTAACGCAAAATGGCACAAATCGACCTCAATACCGGTTATATGTAAGACATCAATTCACGTGTTTTAGAGAACTTTACAAATTATCAGTAAAAAAAGATAAGTACAGTATGTGAACATAcgatagaaaaaggaaaaactaaATCATAAGAAACCAAACCTTATCTATTGAGTTTCACTTACCGTGttgtcttttaaaatttgatttatatCTTTCACAGTAAGCATTAGATTAGTGCTAATGGACATGATACTTTATTGaaacataaaactaaaattacatgCACACACACGACTTTACATTGGTCCTAAATAATATTCTACATTATTGATACTTCAAAGCATGTCCTCGAACACACACAAAGGCATAACTTGTTCATTCAACCCTTTCTTCTTCCGAATGTCAGCAACACATGCAGAAGCTGGTGTTCCAGGTTCCAGTGGATCAGACTGCACCATATCCCAGTGATCAAACACCATCTGTGGGAAAGCCTGCTCTCCAATTTGAGTCCTCAGTGTTTCACTGAATTTGAATGACTCAATCACTGGTATATATGCCTTGACATTGTAAAATGGGGTGCCAGGCCTCTGAATTTCCTCAAACACATGCCCTCTTTTCTTGTTAACAACACTATTGATGCCACCAAGAGCCTTTTCATGTGCTTGTATTTCCATCACATACACAGGCTCAAGTAGTCTTGGCTTAGCTGAAAGTATGGCAGCATAGAAAGCCCTTCTAGCAGTTGGAATGATTTGGCCACCTCCCCTATGGATTGTATCAGCATGAAGTACAACATCACAAAGATCAAAGCATACCCCTCTCAAGTTCTCTTCTGCAAGTGGACCTTCTCTTGATGCTATCTGAAAGCCAGCAAGAACAGCCTCCTTCATTTCATTGAGGTACTGAACTCCCTTACATGCATCCACCATCATGTTGGGTCCAATGGTATCAGGGCCAAAACACCATATTCTCTTGGCTAGATCCTTGTCCCAACCAAACTCTTcacacaccattttgttgttatTCTTTGGACCAATCTTGCCTCTCTCAATGGCCTCCACAAGCCCTTCCTCCATTGGCCTTGCTTCCATGTACAAACGGTTGTGTTTGTTAGGTGATTTGCTCATCACAGTGTGGCAAGACTTCTCCAGCACTGTCTCCTTGAAGGAGACAATAGGGTCAGATATTGAAATCTCAATCCCATTCATAAAATCGTCCTTCAAGTCTTTTACGCATGTTTCAAGATGCAGCTCACCAGTAGCACCTATGATGTGTTCTCCAGTTTCTGAAATTGTGCACATCATGATGGGGTCTGACTTTGCCAAACGTTTTAGGCCCTCAACAAGCTTAGGAAGATCTGATGCAGCATTGCAGTTAACAGCTACACTTACCAATGGTGACACAGAAAACTTCATAGCTCTAATGGGGTGTGCTTCAATTTCTGTCTCATTTGTTATAGTAGCATTCTTGGTGATGAAATGGTCCAAACCAGCCAAGGCAACTGTGTTTCCACAAGGAACATCCTCAACTGTTTCATATTTCTTCCCCATCCAAATTGAAGTCCCCTGAACACTCTTCACATACAGGTCTTTCTTCTCCCCAGGAACAAAATTTGGCCCCATAATTCTAGCCTTCATATTAGTTGACACCTTCCCAGAGAAGACTCGGCCAAAAGCATAAAACCTTCCCTTATCAGATGTAGGAATCATCTTTGACACATAAAGCATTAGGGGCCCTTCAGGGTCACAATTTCTGATAGCAGAAGCGTAAGGGTCATCAAGGGGACCCTCATACAAATTCTCAACTCTATATTTCTGAGCACTAGCCGGAGATGGAAGGTGAAATATCATCATCTCCAGAATGGCACTACTTGCTGGGAGCCAACTTTGCATAACACACTTCATCAAAGCCTTCCCTGTCAACTCCTTCTCGAACTTCAAGTTCAACCCAAGCTTTTGCAACAAGGGGCACAACTTATCCTTCTGGTCATTCATGCAGAGTTCAATAACCTGCTTGATTGGTTCATAACAAAACCGAACAAAGCCACGCTTGCAAGTAGAAGCCCCAGTGTGCCTGTTGGTCCACTTTTTGGTAGCAGAGTCAAAGAAATTCTCACCCCAAAGCCTACTCATCATCTTGGCCTCATCAACTCCAAACATGGAAGCATACATCTTGGCAAAGTTGGTGAGTGTAAAGCCCCATCCATGCAAGCCAGCGGAAAAGGCAACCGTTCCCTTCTCAGGGTACACCTTAACATCTCCAAGTAGAGCATCTTCATAGTTACCCATGATTACATTCACACTCTCAACAACCCTTTGGAGTGTTAGGTATGCCTCCTCTGGATCAAGATTGAGCTCAAGAAAGCACTTATCCATCTTGTTAAGAGCCAAAACAGGCTTAACCCTTTCTCCAAGGGCTTGTCTCAGCACAGTTTCGGTCTGGACACAGACACCCTCAACACAATCCACCACCACAAGTGCTCCATCGGTGATGCGAAGTGCGGTTGTGACCTCAGATGAGAAGTCCACATGCCCTGGTGAGTCAATGAGATTTATAAGGAACTCCTTCCCTTCACGTTCCCCTTTGAAATTCTTCAAATCACCCTCTGGCATCGCATAGTAGAGAGAGATACCAGAGGATTTGACAGTGTTGCCACGCTCAGCTTCACCCTCTTGTGCTATGATATTACCAGAAGCAGCCACAAGAGAATCAGTGAGGGTAGACTTTCCTGCATTTCAGAAATGTAGCATCAGAGAACTAGGAAATTTCCATAATCAGAAATTTGTAAAAGGGCACGAAAATCTGTAAATCTTTTCTACTTCCTAATTTGTTAGATACaaagaccaaaaacaaaaaaactaatactaaattaacataatatcaACTACCAGAAGCAAAATAATGTCATTGCTGGTCTTAGAAAAAACATGGAAAAATGGCTTCAGATCAACACAAAAGGTTTCAAACTAAAACAACATATCGTGTCTTGAATACCATACCATGATTGACGTGTGCAATAACAGACATGTTACGAATATTGTGTTTGCAGTCCATTATGTGCCGAAGCCTGTGAGTTGTGAACTTCACCTGCATATAATACATAGCTTAAGTTTTCTATACGGGGAGAAAAACAaaccaagaagaaaaaaactatatcAACTCACCATCTTGATGACAGGTCCTTGTTTCTGCAAACAGGAGCTAGATTACTGTGAAACCATAAGCAATGAACATAGATtacaatgaaagaaaagaaacgtTAGTTAACATGAACCAACAGAGTATATGCATGTTTTGTAAGAGTAAAGACATATATAAGTAatgcttattttttaatagttccAACAGAATGTTAAAAAAACAAGTAATTGTTTCTCTAAGTAACCTGAACCAAACACGC contains the following coding sequences:
- the LOC114387370 gene encoding elongation factor 2-like isoform X1; the protein is MQVKFTTHRLRHIMDCKHNIRNMSVIAHVNHGKSTLTDSLVAASGNIIAQEGEAERGNTVKSSGISLYYAMPEGDLKNFKGEREGKEFLINLIDSPGHVDFSSEVTTALRITDGALVVVDCVEGVCVQTETVLRQALGERVKPVLALNKMDKCFLELNLDPEEAYLTLQRVVESVNVIMGNYEDALLGDVKVYPEKGTVAFSAGLHGWGFTLTNFAKMYASMFGVDEAKMMSRLWGENFFDSATKKWTNRHTGASTCKRGFVRFCYEPIKQVIELCMNDQKDKLCPLLQKLGLNLKFEKELTGKALMKCVMQSWLPASSAILEMMIFHLPSPASAQKYRVENLYEGPLDDPYASAIRNCDPEGPLMLYVSKMIPTSDKGRFYAFGRVFSGKVSTNMKARIMGPNFVPGEKKDLYVKSVQGTSIWMGKKYETVEDVPCGNTVALAGLDHFITKNATITNETEIEAHPIRAMKFSVSPLVSVAVNCNAASDLPKLVEGLKRLAKSDPIMMCTISETGEHIIGATGELHLETCVKDLKDDFMNGIEISISDPIVSFKETVLEKSCHTVMSKSPNKHNRLYMEARPMEEGLVEAIERGKIGPKNNNKMVCEEFGWDKDLAKRIWCFGPDTIGPNMMVDACKGVQYLNEMKEAVLAGFQIASREGPLAEENLRGVCFDLCDVVLHADTIHRGGGQIIPTARRAFYAAILSAKPRLLEPVYVMEIQAHEKALGGINSVVNKKRGHVFEEIQRPGTPFYNVKAYIPVIESFKFSETLRTQIGEQAFPQMVFDHWDMVQSDPLEPGTPASACVADIRKKKGLNEQVMPLCVFEDML
- the LOC114387370 gene encoding elongation factor 2-like isoform X2 — translated: MVKFTTHRLRHIMDCKHNIRNMSVIAHVNHGKSTLTDSLVAASGNIIAQEGEAERGNTVKSSGISLYYAMPEGDLKNFKGEREGKEFLINLIDSPGHVDFSSEVTTALRITDGALVVVDCVEGVCVQTETVLRQALGERVKPVLALNKMDKCFLELNLDPEEAYLTLQRVVESVNVIMGNYEDALLGDVKVYPEKGTVAFSAGLHGWGFTLTNFAKMYASMFGVDEAKMMSRLWGENFFDSATKKWTNRHTGASTCKRGFVRFCYEPIKQVIELCMNDQKDKLCPLLQKLGLNLKFEKELTGKALMKCVMQSWLPASSAILEMMIFHLPSPASAQKYRVENLYEGPLDDPYASAIRNCDPEGPLMLYVSKMIPTSDKGRFYAFGRVFSGKVSTNMKARIMGPNFVPGEKKDLYVKSVQGTSIWMGKKYETVEDVPCGNTVALAGLDHFITKNATITNETEIEAHPIRAMKFSVSPLVSVAVNCNAASDLPKLVEGLKRLAKSDPIMMCTISETGEHIIGATGELHLETCVKDLKDDFMNGIEISISDPIVSFKETVLEKSCHTVMSKSPNKHNRLYMEARPMEEGLVEAIERGKIGPKNNNKMVCEEFGWDKDLAKRIWCFGPDTIGPNMMVDACKGVQYLNEMKEAVLAGFQIASREGPLAEENLRGVCFDLCDVVLHADTIHRGGGQIIPTARRAFYAAILSAKPRLLEPVYVMEIQAHEKALGGINSVVNKKRGHVFEEIQRPGTPFYNVKAYIPVIESFKFSETLRTQIGEQAFPQMVFDHWDMVQSDPLEPGTPASACVADIRKKKGLNEQVMPLCVFEDML